The nucleotide sequence ATATGGGTAATACGTAGATTGTTCTGCTTTGCGATGTCGATATATATATCTGTATCTCTTTGGGCATCTATTACGATTGCTTCGCCCGTAGCCTGACAGCCTATTACATAACTGCCCTGTGCTAAACTCTTATCATAAACGTGTTGAAAAAACATACTGCTTTATTTTATCGTTATCATTCTTTTTGTTACTACAAATTTCCTCTATATATTATTCCTGAACAGCTACTTTAGTTACACAAGAACCGGAAGATTACATTTTGCCTTTCATCATCTTATTCCAGTACATATATGACAGCATATATTTTTTGAGTAGCCACAAACGCCAATGCTCTTTAGCACTATTGAATACTAACATATACTTTAGCATCGGGTCGGGCGTAAACTCATTCTTATAATTAAATTCAGCCAATGTCATTTTACCATACCCCGTAACCAATGGGCATGAAGAATAGCCATCGTAAGACTTATTATCTGCTGGCTTATGGGCAAGTAATTTTAAAATATTATCCACCACCACCGGAGCCTGTTTGCGAATGGCTGCACCCGTCTTTGCTGTTGGCAATGCTGCTACATCTCCTAAGCCGAAAATGTTGGGGTACGTTTTGTGCTGCATGCTGTTAATATCGACATTGAGCCAACCTGCTTCGTTGCATAAGCCGGATGTTCGCACAAATTCAGGCGCAACCTGTGGCGGAGCCAAGTGGAGAAAATCAAAAGGTATCTCAATAACCGATTGCCCTTGTATCCGTTCGCCTAAAACGTTACCCTCATTTACCACACATTTGTTTTCATCGGGTGCTATATTTTGGAAGTAAGCAATCTTCTTATCCGGGTCAATCCGAACAGGCGCATAAAAAGGTTTAAAATGGACGTTATACCGATGAATAACTTTCATCAGGGTATCGGCGATTACCTTTACGCCGAAAATGACAGAACCCGGCGTAGCAAAGACCAAATTCGTTTTTTTATCCAGCCCTTTTCTCTTAAAATAGTCGGCTGCGAGGTACATAATCTTCTGTGGTGCGCCGCCGCATTTAATCGGTGTGGTGGGCTGGGTGAAAATGGCATTGCCACCTTTGAACTCCTGTAAACATTTCCATGTATATTCAGGGTCTATGTAGTTGCTGCAAACTACACCTTTATTTAAGGCTTCTTCCAAACCTGCAATCATTGATAGGTCATACACCAGCCCCGGAGCAACTACCAAATAATCATATCCGATACTTCCGCTTTTTTCGGTTTCTATTTTGTTTTCTTTGGGTAGAAATCCAGTAGCCTTATCTTTCATCCATTCCACGCCCGGAGGTATGAGCGATGCTTCCTGCCTTACGGTATTCTCCATCTTGTATGTGCCTGCACCTACTAATGTAAAGGCGGGTTGATAGTAATGCTTTTCGGAGGGTTCAATAATGCCAATAGTCAAACTGGATTGTTTTTTCTTTAATTGAGCAGCAACCATAATTCCTGCGGTTCCTCCGCCGATAATCAAGATTTGAAAATGCTTTTCCATATTACTATGATTTTAGTGTAACCATGTTTCCTTAATGATGATATATATACCCATGACGAGTACAAACCAGCCGAAAGCGGGTTTTAGCTTGTCTGCTTTAATTTTGGTAGAAAGGTAACTGCCTATCAAAATGCCGATGATGGCAATAGATGCTATGCTCAATAAAAATCCCCATTGTACCGATGTATGAGACAGGGAAAACAGAAATCCCATTAGAGAATTAATAGAGATAATTACCAATGATGTCCCTACGGCGGTTTTCATCGGCAATTTCAGCAGGTTTACCAAAGCAGGGATAATCAGGAAGCCGCCACCTGCGCCAATCAGCCCGGTTACAACTCCTATGAAAATGCCCTGTGTAAAAATTTGAAAAAAATCAAGTGGCAGATCTTGCCGTGGTTCACCAATGGCAAGCCTGTCATTCTTAATCATGCTGTAAGAAGCTGCAATCATCAATACAGCAAAAAGCAACATAAGTAGGATATTCTTGGATAGCGTGAAATTAGCGAACGTGAAGATATCCTGCGGAATAGCAGGAAGTAGGTATTGTCTGGTCAGAAAAATGGCGGCAATAGATGGGATACCGAAAACAATGGCTGTTTTGATATGAACCAATCCTTTTCTGAAATAAGAAAAGGAACCGACAACACTTGTTGCACCAACGATAAAAAGAGAATAAGCAGTAGCTAATACGGCATCGAGGTTAAATAGGTACACCAGCACCGGAACTGTAAGAATACTGCCACCTCCGCCGATTAGTCCTAAAGAAATACCAATAAAAATTGATGCCGAATAACCCGCTAAATCCATAGTTTTCTGAATTGATACTACAAATTTGCATCAATTCAAAAAACCGTTCAGTTACATTTGTTACATAAGGGTGATTTTGTTCCTGCCTAAGCGAACCGCTCCGTTTTCTTCCAACTGCTTCAGGAGCCGTGAAACCACAACACGGGCAGTGCCTAATTCATTGGCTAACTGCTCATGGGTGATGTTCAGGATATTATTGCCTGTAAGTTCTTGTTTTTTGTGCAGTAAGGATAACAGGCGTTCATCTATCTTTTTAAAAGTGATGGCATTGACAATCTCCAGTAGTTCTTCAAAACGCTTGTGGTATAGGCGGAATATATATTCCAGCCATTGCGGATATTCTTTGATAAACAAGGCTACTTTGTCCATTGGCAGGAAAAGGATTTCTGCATCTTCTTCTACTTCTGCTTTGACTTTGCTGGTTTCATTGTGCATACCACCCAAAAAAGACATTATGCAGCTTTCCCCGGCTTTGATATAATACAATAAAATTTCCCTTCCGTCTTCTTCTGTTCGTATAACTTTCAATGTTCCTTGTACGACAATAGGAATTGAACGTATGCAAGAGTTCTCATTTACGATAATACTCCCGGCTCCATATTCTTTTCGTATGCTGTATTCATACAATTTCCCGATTAATTCGGGAGAAGACTTAAATTCAGTTATTTGTTCTAATGGTTCCATTTACACATTTTTTAGGGTTTACCGATTGATAAGATGGTGATACATTTCCTGATAGGTAGGTACTTCGAGGTGATATTCCTTAGCTTGCTCTACTATATATCCTGTTAATGAATGTACTTCCGTTTCTTTCTTTCCCGATAAATAATCGGAGTGCATAGATGTTGTGGCATCAGGCAATAGGTTTAAAAATTTGTCCCATACACTTTCTTTTATATTGGCGGGCAGTTGAATGTTTTTACAATCAGCAATAGCGCAACATTCGTCAATAAGATGGCGCAAATCGGCACAAGCCTTTTCGTCTTGCTTTATTTCGCCAAAAGTTTTATTGTAATAGGATGTTATGGTAGCTGTCGATGAAATAAAAACGAATTTTTCCCAAATCTTAACGGCAATATCTTTGGTAAGGGTGGCATCAATCCCGGACTGTTTAAACAAACGGTACAGTAAGTTTAAGCGCTCGTCTTCGCAATCCTGAACACCAAAAGTAATAGTAGGCTTGTGTCCGTAATCACGGACATGACCAGGTGCAACCAACCTCGAAATAATATAGGCACACCCGCCTGCAACAAGGTTGTTTTGATACAATGTTTTTATCTTATTAGCACTGTCTACACCATTGAGCAATGGCAGAAATACTGTTTCTTCCTTAATGCAGGAGGCAATCTTGCTAACTGTTTCCTTTATATCGTAACTTTTGGTGCAAAGGATAATGTAATCCACCTTTCCAAAATCCGCCGGATTATCGGAAATTATATCGGGATACGCTATGAATTGTCTTTCGGGCGTAGTTATTTTTAATCCTGTATCTTTTATTATTTTTAGATTTTCACCTCTCGCCATAAAGCACATGGATATATTATCCTTGTCTTTGAAATTTTTAGCGAGCATGCCACCAAAATAACCACCGACCCCGCCAATGCCAACTATTAAGATTTTTGTCATCGTTTTTTTATGTTATAATATAACACAAAGTTACTCAAAACAAACGGGGTGTACTATCCCTGTTGTATCAAATGCTGTAAATCGGGGTCGTTTTTGATACGTTCCATTTCATTCTCAACGATTTTTATGACGTCCAGTTTTATCTGTTTGTAGTTATTCTCGATTTCCTTTTTCATATTGTCGGTTCCGCTTTCATCGGTAAAAGAAAGTATCTGCGGTATCTTTTTGTAACTTTTGGTTTCGGCAGCTACTTTATCTGTATCCACAACAATTTCAGCATGAAAGATTTTTTGCTCGATACGTTCATCGAAGTTGTCAGATACTGCCCCGACAAACATACCCTGTGTAAGCGTTGAGATTTTAGATGCTGGTATCAGGCTATCCATTTGGGTTGAAATAGAAGTGGATTTATCATTGCGGTTAATGGTCATGCTCTGCCGCTTCTGTAACACTTTTCCGAAACGCTCGCTTAGGCTCTTGGCGGTTTCGCCAACCACCTGACCACTGAAAATATTACCTACCGTATTCTGTATTACTTTGCTTTCCTTGTCGCCGTAATCACGGGTTAATTGACTAAAATCCTGAAAGCCTAAGCATACAGCCACCTTATTACTTCTCGCAGTTGCGAT is from Niabella beijingensis and encodes:
- a CDS encoding ketopantoate reductase family protein, whose amino-acid sequence is MTKILIVGIGGVGGYFGGMLAKNFKDKDNISMCFMARGENLKIIKDTGLKITTPERQFIAYPDIISDNPADFGKVDYIILCTKSYDIKETVSKIASCIKEETVFLPLLNGVDSANKIKTLYQNNLVAGGCAYIISRLVAPGHVRDYGHKPTITFGVQDCEDERLNLLYRLFKQSGIDATLTKDIAVKIWEKFVFISSTATITSYYNKTFGEIKQDEKACADLRHLIDECCAIADCKNIQLPANIKESVWDKFLNLLPDATTSMHSDYLSGKKETEVHSLTGYIVEQAKEYHLEVPTYQEMYHHLINR
- a CDS encoding NAD(P)/FAD-dependent oxidoreductase, producing the protein MEKHFQILIIGGGTAGIMVAAQLKKKQSSLTIGIIEPSEKHYYQPAFTLVGAGTYKMENTVRQEASLIPPGVEWMKDKATGFLPKENKIETEKSGSIGYDYLVVAPGLVYDLSMIAGLEEALNKGVVCSNYIDPEYTWKCLQEFKGGNAIFTQPTTPIKCGGAPQKIMYLAADYFKRKGLDKKTNLVFATPGSVIFGVKVIADTLMKVIHRYNVHFKPFYAPVRIDPDKKIAYFQNIAPDENKCVVNEGNVLGERIQGQSVIEIPFDFLHLAPPQVAPEFVRTSGLCNEAGWLNVDINSMQHKTYPNIFGLGDVAALPTAKTGAAIRKQAPVVVDNILKLLAHKPADNKSYDGYSSCPLVTGYGKMTLAEFNYKNEFTPDPMLKYMLVFNSAKEHWRLWLLKKYMLSYMYWNKMMKGKM
- a CDS encoding sulfite exporter TauE/SafE family protein, encoding MDLAGYSASIFIGISLGLIGGGGSILTVPVLVYLFNLDAVLATAYSLFIVGATSVVGSFSYFRKGLVHIKTAIVFGIPSIAAIFLTRQYLLPAIPQDIFTFANFTLSKNILLMLLFAVLMIAASYSMIKNDRLAIGEPRQDLPLDFFQIFTQGIFIGVVTGLIGAGGGFLIIPALVNLLKLPMKTAVGTSLVIISINSLMGFLFSLSHTSVQWGFLLSIASIAIIGILIGSYLSTKIKADKLKPAFGWFVLVMGIYIIIKETWLH
- a CDS encoding Crp/Fnr family transcriptional regulator, translating into MEPLEQITEFKSSPELIGKLYEYSIRKEYGAGSIIVNENSCIRSIPIVVQGTLKVIRTEEDGREILLYYIKAGESCIMSFLGGMHNETSKVKAEVEEDAEILFLPMDKVALFIKEYPQWLEYIFRLYHKRFEELLEIVNAITFKKIDERLLSLLHKKQELTGNNILNITHEQLANELGTARVVVSRLLKQLEENGAVRLGRNKITLM